From the Acidobacteriota bacterium genome, the window GGTTGGAGACGCTCTAGGGTAAGGGGGGCGCAGCCCTCGTAGTGGTTGTTGACGTTGAGGTAGACGTCGGTGCCCCGGGCCAGCAGGCCGCGGACGGCGTCCGCGACGCGGGGGAGGTGGGCGTCCTTCGGTTCCCGGACGGCATCCCACTGCTTGCCGGTGCGCTCCTCGATCCCCTGCCGGTCCGGGCCGTGCAGCCGGACGACGGCGACGGGGCCGACCCGGTCGCCGTGTGCTTCCAGGACCTCCCACACCGGCGGCATCCAGTAGCCTTCCAGGAACACGGGGGCCGCGCCGGTCCGCCGAAGCAGGTCGAAGAAGGGCGGGACCAGCCAGCTCGCGTTCCGCAGTTCGACGGCGCAGTGAATTCCTTCGGGGCACCCGCCCAGAAAGGCTTCCAGCCGCTCGAAGAAGGCGTCGCGGGACGGCATTTTCCGCTGGTTGAGGTACTCGAACTGCAGCATGAGGGGGCCGAGCCTGCCGCGCAGGGGGGCGAGGCGCTCCAGGAACTCGCCGAACAGGGAAGGGGAGAGGAAGTGGGGATTCTCGAGAAGCGGCCCCTTTTTCTCGCGGGGGTAATGATGGGTCAGGGTGACGGCGTTGGGGACCTTGACCGTGAAGCGGAAATCGTCCGGGACCGAGCCGGCGTAGGTTTCCACGTCCCGGGGATTCGGGAGCGACAGGGCGTCGGGGCCGTGGAGCGACCAGAACCACTGGTCCACCTCCACGGTGTCGTAGCACCGGGCGTAAGCGGCCAGGTAGTTCGCCCGGTCGCCCGGTTGGTAGACGATGCCTTCCCACGCCGCGTACTTCCAGCTGCACGTGCCGGTGCGCAGCCGCCCGACCCGATCCGCCCCCCGGTTCATGCTTGCTCCTCCATTGCCACAGCGAATGCAAGGATCACGAAGACAAACAAGATAACATTATCATAATCCATGGAATTCGAGGCGCTGGTTATACTGGGTGTCGTGAAGATTCGGCTCGAGTGGGTGTCCTGCGATCGATGTCTGGTTGACTTTGTTGGAGTTGCGCGCAGAGAAGTTATGTCCGATTGATTCGGTTTGGTTTGGATAGTATCTGGCACTATGGACCCCGACACCGACCAGGTTACCGTGGCCGGCCGGGGAGGAACGCGTTCCCGCAGGGAACGACCGTGAGTAGCCGTGGGTGCCGCACCCACGGAAAACGATGGTTTTCAAGGGGGATCGACCCTGGAAGGGTCGAAGGTCGCCGGGTCCCGATCCGGTGTTCGGGTTTTCCCCTTCGGGACCCGGCCGCATTTCGACACCGGCTACCCCGCAGGAAGGGGTGACCCCGTCGGGGTCGGGTCGTCTGCCCCCATTCCCGAACCCCGGGCGCGGCGCCCGGGGCTACTCGAGGGTGACCCCTCCGGGGTCCCACCTGTTTAGAGGACACCCATTCATCTCCCGGCTTGGGTGTCCTGCGAACCCATGCTCGGATCCTATTGAAATGCCTTATCAAGACCTGACCAGATGTCCTGGACCGGTTTTCACTTTGGGCAGGATGAAGCGGGGTGCCCGCCCCGGGGCGGTTGTGGGCTCCCGTTCAGAACGCGGCACAGGTGCAGCCGAGCCCCCACCCCGTCATCCCGCCGATGGAACGGGTGTGCCGATGCAAGGGGTCGCCCGAACCGAGGGCCAGGGGGATGGCCCGGCAGCCACCGGAGGCCGGCGGGCTGCCGAAGGACGGAGCGCCGTACGCCGCAACCGGCGACCAGTCGGGGCTCGCCGGCGGGAGGGGGGGCGCCAGGTTCGCGAACTCGCCGCTCCCGTGAACCACGTTGCCGTCCACCATCGTCAGAACCGATTCGATCCCCTTGATCTCCTCCTCGGGGACGGCGAAGTAATCCGCGGACAGGACGGCCACGTCGGCCAACCGGCCCACCGCGATCCTCCCCTTGGCCCCCTCGTCGCCGGAGAACCACGCGCTACCCTCGGTGTAGCACCGGAGCGCTTCCGTCCGGTCCAGGCGGTTGCGCTCGTCGTACAACCCCAGACCGCCGACGGTGCGTCCGCTGACCAGCCAGAACAGGGACACCCAGGGATTGTAGCTCGACACCCGGGTGGCGTCGGTTCCCGCTCCGACCGGTATGCCCATGTCCAGCATCCGGCGAAGGGGCGGGGTGGATTTCGCCCTGGCCTCGCCGTAGCGATCCACGAAGTACTCCCCCTGGAAAGCCATCCGGTCCTGGACGGCGATGCCGCCGCCCAGGTTCCGGACCCGCTCCAGGCTCCGCTCCGAGATGGTCTCCGCATGGTCGAAAAACCAGCGCAGGCCCCGGAAGGGGATCTCGCGGTCGATCTCCTCGAACACGTCGAGGAACCGGGTGATGGATTCGTCGTAGGTGGCGTGGAGACGGAAAGGCCAGCGTCCCCCGACGAGCAGGCCGACCACTTTCCGGAGTTCCGCTTCCATGACCGGCGGGAGGTCCGGCCGCGGCTCCAGGAAGTCCTCGAAGTCGGCGGCCGAGAAGACCAGCATCTCCCCGGCCCCGTTCATCTTGTAGAAGTCGTCCCCGTGGCCGGGGCGGGTGAGGCCCATCCACCGGGAGAAGTCGTCGAACTCCTCCCGGGGGCGCTGGGTGAAGAGGTTGTAGGCGACCCGCAGCGTCAGTTCGTTTTTCCCGGACAGGTGCTCGATGACCCGGTAATCGTCGGGATAGTTCTGGAAGCCGCCGCCGGCGTCGATGCAACTGGTGATCCCCAGCCGGTTCAACTCCCGCATGAACAGGCGGGTGGAATTGACCTGGTCGTCGAACCCCAGCCGGGGGCCCTTCGCCAGGCTGGCGTACAGGATCAGGGCATTCGGCCGGGCGACGAGGAGCCCCGTCGGGCGGCCGTACCGGTCCCGCTCGATGTGTCCGCCGGGCGGGTCGGGGGTTTCCCGGTTGTAGCCCAGCGCCCGCAGGGCCGCCTGGTTCAGGAGGGCCCGGTCGTAGAGGTGAAGGACGAAAACGGGCGTGTCGGGGGCGGCGGCGTTGATCTCCTCCAGCGTGGGCAGGCGCTTTTCGGCGAACTGGAACTCGGACCACCCTCCCACCACGCGCACCCACTGGGGCGGCGGGGTCCGGAGGGCCTGCTCCCTGAGCATGCGCAACGCCTGGGCCAGGGACGGCACGCCGTCCCAACGCAGCTCAAGGTTGAAATTCAGGCCGCCGCGGATGACGTGGATGTGGGAGTCGTTGAGGCCGGGGATGACCCGCCGCCGATGCAGATCGACTCTCAGGGTCGATTCCCCGGCCTCACGGAGCAACTCCCCCCCGCCGACGGCCACGATGCGGCCCGCCCTCACGGAGAGGGCCGAGACCTCGGGCGAAGCCGGATCCAGGGTCGTGATCCTGCCGTTGTGAAGAATCACGTCGGGCTTGTTCATGGGTGTCCTCCTCGTCGGCGGGGGTTGGCCGGTTGCGCTCGTCAACCGGCTCAGTGCCGGTTGCCGCCCCGGCTGGGCGGCGCGCCGTGCACCATGGTGTAGGCGTATTCCACCCCCTGGCCGTAAGCGCCGCAGTGTTCCTTCACGGCGGCGATGACGTCGGCATAGGTCTCCTTGCGGGCCCAGTCTCGCTGGTACTCCAGCAGCACCTGGAGGGAGGTGACCGGCACCACCCCGGCCTGCTCGAGACGGCGCATGGCGGCGTTGTGGGCGGTCAGGCTGGTGCCTCCCGAGGCGTCCTCGACCGCGTAGACCTCGTAGCCGGCCTGGAGGGCTTCCAGGGCGGGGAAGGCCAGGCAGACCTCGGTCCACAGGGCGGCCATGACGAGCTTCTTCCGGCCGGTGGTCTGGACGGCGGCGACGAACTTCCCGTCTTCCCAGGAGTTCATCGAGCTCCGTTCGATGGGCTCCTGGTCGGGGAAGAGGTCCAGCAGCTGCGGCCACATGGGGCCCGAGAAGCTCCGGGTTTCCACGGTGGTCAGGATGGTGGGCACGTTGAAGATCCGGGCCGTCTTGGCCAGCAGGATCACGTTGTTGAAAAGGGTCTGCCGGTCGATGCTGGCGACGCCGAACGTCATCTGGGGTTGATGGTCGATGAAGATGACGGCGCTGTTTTGCGGGTTGAGCAGTTCGGTTTTCATGGTCGTCCTCCTTCGCGGAAAATTGCATTCGTTCTCGGGCCATTAGATGTCGAACCGGTGTAACCGGCTAATACTCTTTTCCTTTGCTTGATATGCAAAAAAGTTATATCATTCCCCCATGGAACTGCGTCATCTTCGATACTTCGTCGCGGCGGCGGAGGAACGCAACATCAGCCGAGCGTCCCGCCGGCTCTACGTGTCCCAGCCCGCCATGAGCCGTTTGATCCACGATCTGGAAGACGAGATGGGTGCGGCGCTGTTCACCCGGGAGCCGTTCGGGCTCCGCCTGACGCCGGCGGGGGAGAAGCTGCTGGAGTACGCCCGGCGGATCCTGGACCTGGCCGGAGAGGCGGCCCGGGCGGTGAAGAGCGAAACCGGGGCAGCCACCCAGCTCAAAGTCGGTTTTATCGCGTCTTCACTGGGGTCCTTCCTGGGCGATGCCCTGCGTGCCTTTCGGGCCCGGAGGCCGGAGGTCACCGTCCTGATTCACGAGCTGTCGCCGGCGGAACAGGTTAAGGCGTTGCGGAAACACCAGATCGATATCGCCCTCATCGGGAATCCCTGCGATGCCGTGGAGGTCGAATTCGACCTGGCCATCCTTTACGAAATGGACCTCCAGGCGGTCATCCCCGAATCGCATCGATTGGCGGCGGAGAAAGAGATCAGCCTGAAGGACCTGGCGACCGAGACGTTCATCGGTTACAACGAGGAGAGCTTCCCCGGAAGGAGCCTGGCCCTCCTCAACGCCTGCCGGCAGGCCGGGTTTCGGCCGGAGTTGTCCGCCAGGGCCAACAGCCTGGTGGAAGTGCTGGCCATGGTGGGCTCCGGGGCAGGGGTCTGCCTGATGCCGTCGGACGTCGTCAGCCTGCCCCATCCCCATACGGTCCTGGTCCAGGTCCGGGAAAACCTCGAGCCGATCCGCTTTGCCGCCGCGTGGCGGCGGGATGACCGTCGTCCGGTCCTGAAGGACCTGCTGGATGCCATGCGGGAAGGATCGGCGGGGAAAGGCCGGCCGGGGATGAAATAGCTCCGGAACCAGGACACCCGTTCGTTCGGATCGAGTGGGTGTCCTGCGAACTCTGTTAAGGAGGGTACGATGCGAAGCATGGTCAGTGGAATCCTTGCGGCGGGACTGGTTTGGATGTTCCTTTCTCTTCTCGGTGCGGCGGCGCCCGCGGACCCGCCCGCCAGGAGCACCCCGGCCGCGTCGGGCGAGACGGAGGACAAGGAAGCCCAGAAAGCGCTGGAGGCCAAGGCCTGCGGAACCGCCGAGGTGGACTTCAGGACCACCACGGACAAGAAGCAGCACCCGACCCCTGAACCTCCCCCTGGAAAAGCGATGGTCTACGTGGTCCGCCCGACCATGATGGGTCACGGGATCCAGACCAAGCTGGCGGTGGACGGCTCCTGGGTCGGGGCCAACCGGGGGAAGTGCTACTTCTTCTTCCCCCTGGACCCGGGGGAGCACTACCTTTGCTCGCAGGCGGAAAACCGAAGCTGCCTGGTGATCTCGGTGGAGGCGGGGAAGACCTACTATCTCCAGCAGCAGATCAAAATGGGCTTCATGAAGGCCCGCAACAAGCTGGTACTTCTGGAGGATGCCGCGGGGAAGAAGGCCCTGGCGGACTGCCACCTCTGCATCTCGGAAATCAAGAAGTAAGCACGCCGCGGGATGGGCGACGCGAGAACGTCGCCCGGGCCTTCGCGGGGTGACGTTCGGCTGGGGCCCGCCAAGCCGTCTTCCTCTACCGCTTCCGCTTCGGCGGGGAGAGGAGGATGTTGACGCGGTGGCCGGCCTGTTCCCAGGCCTTGGACGCCCGGTCGATGTCCTGGGTGCGGACCAGGACGTAGTCCGTGTCGAAGGTGGAGATGACGAACAGGGAGATGCCGGCGTCGACCATGGGCTGGGAGAGGGCGGTGAGCACCCCGGTCATGGCCAGGTCCAGGGGGCCCTCCACCTTGAAGGCGCGCCAGCCCGAGTCCTGCTGGACCGCCGCGGGGACCTGCGCGGCGAGGCAGACGACGGAGAGTTCGTCCTTCGTGCGGGTGAGGGAGAGGAAACCGCTCGCGGGGACCCAGTCGGGGATGGGGGTCGAGGGCGGGAGCCGGCAGAGGGCCAACGAGTCGGGCTGCAGCGCGAGCGTGAGGGAAATCGCCATGACGAGTGCCTCCAGTGTCTTGGGCGGGCCGGCCTTCCTCGCGGGGGACGGGGCCGGGTCGGCCTTCCGCCCCCCATTGTACACCTATTCGGCTGTTTTTCCCACCGGCATCACGTAGAGGGGGGCTTCCTCACGGGTCATGTGCGTCACGAGCCTCAGCTTGAGGTCGGTGAAGGCGCCGATGGCGCACGTCCCCATCTTCAGGGCCGTGGCCTGGAGGTAGACGTTCTCGGCCGAGTGGCCCAGGTCCATGCACACGTAACGCTCCCGGCCCCGCTCGCCGTACTTCTTCGTCGTCCGCTCGTACACCGCGGAGTAGACCAGGGACACCGGCGCCTTGCGGGCCATCGTCTGCCCCAGGCACGCCTGGCAGAGGGGGTCCCGGACGTCCCCCTCGCGGACCTTCAGCAGGGCGTGGCCCTCGGGCTTGTAGAGGTAGACTCCGGCGGGGAGCCCCGTGACCTTCCCCGCGACGAGGTAGATCTCGAGGGGGTAGAGGGCGCCGGCCGACGGGGCGGTCTTGAGCCCGCCCCGGAGGAAGGGCGGGGCGTTCTCGATCTTCTCGGTGACCCCGTAAGCCGACCAGAGGAGTTGGGAAACCTCCTCCAGGGAGAGGGGGGCGTCGAGGTACTCCCGGACGGAGCGCCGCTGTGCGAGGGCCTTCTCGACGGAGAAGGCGCCGTCGCGCTTCGGCTCGGGCAGCGGGACCGGCGTCCCCTCGTGCTTGACGGGCAGCGTGCCCACCAATTGGGCCTCCTTGTCGGCCACGGTCTTCAGGAGGGTTTCCCACCGGGGGTCGGCGCGGAGGCCGGTGAGGTCGGCGTCGGTCTTCAGCGTGTCGACGTCGAGGTCCCCCCCGCTCTGCAGGCATTTTTCCAAATACCGGAAAGCGAAGTCCTTGTCGCCGGCCATCGCCCCGGTGCAGGCGGCGTTGTAATAGTCCGAGGTCTCCACCGGCCCGCTCTTGAAGGCTTCCTCGTAGAGGGGCATCGCCTCCGCGTGCTTGCCGGTGTAGGAGAGGACGCGCGCCTTCACGAGGGGGCTCCCCATGCGCGCCAGGACGGCCTCGAACTTTCCGGCCGAGACCGAAACCGCATCGGCGCCGGCTTCGGGGAGCTTGTCCATCAGGGTCTTCAGGCGGGCGGCGAAACCCGGGTTGACGCCCTTCAGAAAGGCCTCCCGAACCTCCGGGGCGGCTGCCTTGACCACGCGGAGCACGTCGTCGACGGCCCCCATGTCCTGGGCGACCATATTGAAGGTCATGAATTCCACCGGGTTGAAACCCGAGAGCTTCTTCACCAGATCATCGGGCGCGTTTCCGGCCGCGGCGAGCGTCGCCGCCGACAGGACGAGCCAAGCCGCGATCGTCATCCCTCGTTTTCGCATCGTCGTACCTCCATTGAAATTTCTGCGGGCAGGGGGCGGAAGGATTCACCCGGACCGCTCCCGCTTGGCGAAATGCGTTATACGGCCGGGAAGGTGATTTTTCTTCCAGGAGAGGCGAAGGTGCGTCCATCCCGTCGATACGTCAACGTCCGGCATCCCCGAAAAGTCCCCTCGCCCCCCGAACGATGGCTCAATCTTGATGCCCCCGCAAAAAGTCGCGAAAGGGAGATTTCCCGCGAATAACACGAATTAACGCGAATTTATGACACGAATAATATCTATCAGTTTTGACGGGTTCGTAAACAGTCGGAAGACGGACCGGAAAGTGTCTGTAACGCCTTTGTTTGAGCCATCACCCGGAGGGTGATGGTACTTTTTGCGACCGTGTCAGTTTTTGGTTTCCGATTCGCGTTCATTCGCGTGATTCGCGGGCATAAAAAGAATTTTTGCGGGGGCGTCAATGTATAATTGAGAAGACATCGATCCCAGGGAGGTTCCCCCATGCGCAACGCCACGCTGATCACCCTCGCTTTCTGTCTCCTGTCGGCCCCGGCCCTGCTGGCGGGCAAGACCCCCTCCAAGTCCAAGGGTTCGAAAACCGTCACCGTGACGGGGACGGTGGTGGAGGTGCAGGGTTCCGCCCTTGTCCTGGAGACCGCCGACGGCCGGGTGACCATCGACGCCGGCCACGGAGCGACGGTTTCCGGCGTTTGCGAATCCCTCGGGGACATCCACCCCGACGACGGCGCCACGGTGGTCTGCCGGAAGGACGGGGACGCGCTCTCGGCGCTTTCCGTTGCGGTCGAAGCCCCCGCCGCCGGGGACCAGGGCTCCGGTAAGAGCAAGGGGAAGACCGGGAAGTCGGACAAGACGGGAAAGGCGGAGAAAGCGGACAAGACGGCCAAGACGGATAAGGCGGGGAAGACGGGGACGTCCGGTTCGAAATCGGGAAAGGGCGGGGAGGAAGCGTCGGCGGAGGAGAGCCCGGCGTCCGGGTCGGGGAAGGGCAAGTCCAAGTCGTCGAAGGCGACGTCGGCGAAGGAGAAGTCCGGGGGCAAGGGGGCGAAGATGGAGGAGGGCGACGAAGGCGAGCCCGACCCGGCGGAACCCGAACCGAAAAAGAAAAAGGACTCGAAGGCCAAGAACAAGTGACGCAACCCGCTTCGCGACCACCCGGGCGCCGCGAACCGTCCGCCTGTCCCCTGGGCCGCCGACCCGGACAAGCCGGAAAAGGAACCACGAAAGGGAAAAGGACCACGAACCACACTAGCGAAGACTTTAGCGTTCAGAATCCCGGCGGTTTTCTTTGCGGGCTTTGCGCCTTGGCGAGATCAAGACCCGGGCAGGCTCCCGCCTGGGCGCAAAGACGCAAGGGAAGACGGCATGGGCTGCGAATCGGGATGAAGGCCGCCGCAAGAGCGCCTGTGTCCTTTGGGTTCCCTCGTCCCTTTGCGCCCCGTCAAGGTTTCGGCCGGAGTTTTTCGATCAGGGCCGTGCTCACCCAGTAGACGTCGCAATTCCCGTTCCCCGGGCGAACCCGTTCCTCCTGGAGCGCCCGGTAGGTCCTCGCCTCGCCGGCGGGCGCCGGGACACGGCGGGAGGAGCCGAAGAAGAAAAACCGGCCGTCGGGGGTCACGGCGGGCGAGGTGGCGGCGTCCCCCTTCCCGTTGACGGCAGGGCCGAGGTTGACGGGGGCGCTCCAGCGGTCGTCGGGGGTGCGGAAGCAGACGTAATAGTCGGCCCGGCCCAGGTTGTCCGGACGGTCTCCGATGCAGACCACGAGATAGCTCTCGTCGGGGGCGATGCAGGCGTTGAAGAGGTTGGGGCCGCCGTTCACCGCCCCGGGGAGCCGCTCGGGCTCCGCGTACGTCCCGTTCACACGGCGGGACCGGTAGATGGCGCTTCGCTTGTCGGCCTCCTCCCGGGTGAAGTAGAGGGTGCCGTCCCGGGTGAGGGAGGGGAAGAACTCGGGACGGTCGGAGTTGACGGGAGCGCCGAGGTTGTACGGTTCGCCCCACCCCCCGGCGGTGCGGTCCATGGCCCAGATGTCCTGGTCGGCCCACCCGGGTTTCTGCTCCTGGCCGGCGCGGGCCCGGGTGGAGAGGAAGAGGAGGCGCTTCCCGTCGGGTGCGACGCACGGCTCGAGGTTGAGGCACTTCGGGTCCCGGGAGAACGGGGCCAACTCGGGCCCGGTCCACCGGCCGTCCACCTGCCGGCAGACGGCGATCACTGCGAAGTCGTTCCCGAGGATGCCGAAGTAGAACTCTCTCCCGTCGGGGGTGACGGCCACGTCCCGCTCGTAGAGCCCCGTGGAGACGACCCCGGGGGCGAAGAGCACGGGGGTTTCGCCCGGCGGGGTCTCCCCGAGCCAGGGGCCGGTCCGGGCCGCCGGAGGCGCTTGCCCGGCGGGAAGGGGGGTAAGGGTCGCCAGAACGGCGAGAAGAAGCGGCACGCATCGTTTCATTCGGGCCTCCGGTCATGATGTCCGGGCTTTTACGGGGCGGACCCCGTGAAAGTTGCAACGCCGCCGCCGCCCGGGGCGAACCCTTGAAAAAGAATGAACAATCCGGTTCTGGCCTGGTTGGGCCCAGCCGGATTCAAAAATTTGTTCCGAGGGATTCAAGATTTTGGATTGCGAGGCAACCCGGCGGGGAGCTGCCGGGAAAGAATGGGGCTAAAGACTTTGTTTTGAGTCATGAACGGGAATGCCGAAAACGGGGCGACGTGGCATGCAAGTTGCTTATTCCTTGGTTTACTGTATCGGATTCGACTATCCATCATTTATAGGAGGTTCCATGACTAACTGGTTCAAGCGCTTTACGGTGCTCGCCGTCGTCGCGCTGATGGCCGCGTTCGCTTTCGCGGCTGATCAGGCGGTGGAAGGTACCGTCAAGGACGCCCAGGGTGGGATCCTCCCCGGTGTCAGCGTGACCATCACCAACGTCGACACGGGGATCACCCGAAACGTTCTCACGGACGACAACGGCAACTACATCTTCACCGCCATCCGGCCCGGCAACTACGAGCTGAAGGCCGAACTCGACCAGTTCGCCCCCTTCAAGGTGACGGACATCAAGGTCAGCATCGGCGACAAGTTGAAGTACGACGTCCGGATGCAGGTTGCGTCCCAGACCGAGCAGATCACCATCGTGGCCTCGGCCGAGCAGGTGGAAACCACCACCTCCCAGCTCGACACGGTGATCGACGGCAAACGCATTTCCGACCTGCCCCTGGCGTCCCGCAACCCCCTCGACCTGATGAGCCTCGCCCCCGGCGTGTCCCCCAACAGCAACTTCGGTCTCTCAGCCAACGGCGCCCGCGGCCGCGGCAACAACTTCCAGCTGGACGGCGTGGACAACAACGACAACACCATCGGCGGCGCCATGGTGGAGCAGAACGTCGACGCCACGGAAGAGTTCCGGATGGTCACCGCCACCCCCTCGGCCGAGTACGGCCGCGCCGGCGGCGCCGTCATCGACGTGATCGTGAAGTCCGGCACCAACGAGTTCCACGGCAACCTGTTCTGGTTCAACCGCCAGGACGGGTTCGACGCCAAGAGCTGGCGCGAGAACTACTTCGACCTTCCCAAGGGTAGCTACCGCTACGACCAGTACGGCGCCACCATCGGCGGCCCCATCGTCAAGGACAAGCTGTTCTTCTTCTTCAACACCCAGTTCCTGCGCATCCACGACACGGCCTCCATCGACGCCGAGGTCCCGACGGCCGCGTTCCGGGCCACCGTGACCAACCCGGCGATCGCCAACATCTTCAGCACGTATTACCCGCTCCCGAACACCGACTTCCAGGGCACCTCCGCCGCCTCCGGCATCTACACCTGGGGATCGGGCAACAGCGTGAACGCCGAGCAGTACACCATCAAGATCGACTACGCCCTCACCTCGAAGCACACCATCTCCGCCCGCTACTTCCACAACCCGGAGACGGACATCTTCGCGGCCGCCCTGCCCGGTCCCGACTACATCGGCGGCTACCCCCCGCAGAACCTCACCAACAAGGCCCTGGCCTTCGACTGGACCTGGATCGTCTCCCCGAGCATGGTCAACAACGTGAAGTTCGCCTACAACAAGCGCGACTTCGACATGACCGTGTCGCCGACCCTGACGGACTACAACCTCAACTTCACCAGCACCCGTTCCGGCGACTACCACTACTTCGAGTACTTCGGCAGCGGCCTGAACAGCTCCCAGTTCCGCAAGAACGGCACCTTCCAGATCAAGGACACCCTGACCTGGAACCTGGGGAACCACTCCCTGAAGCTCGGCATGGACTTCCGCTTCGCCTCCAACGACGGCGCGGCCAACTTCGGGCTCATCCCGGTGCTGGGCTTCAACCGCTACTGGTACACCAGCAGCTTCCTGAACAACGTCCGCACCGGTTTCGTGGACAACATCACCCAGACCGTCTACTCCGACGGCGTGACCTACCAGGCCGGCCTGGGCGACTACCGCGAGTGGCGCTCCAGGGAGTACGACTTCTTCATCCAGGACGACTGGAAGATCCGCCCGAACCTGACCCTGAACCTCGGCCTCCGCATGGAGTCCAAGCCGACCCCGACCGAGGCCCAGAACATGTACGGCAACTACCCCAGCTACGACGCCTACGCCAACGGCTACCGGATGATCAACCCCGGCAACTTCTTCGACCCCGTTAACTACGAGGCCGGCTACACCTGGGCCGACTTCCTGTACACCTGGGACCCCTCCATGGTGAAGTGGCAGGGTAACGGCGCCGAGTGCGTGCTGGACAAGAAGATCTACAAGGACCACAACGCCAACTGGGGCC encodes:
- a CDS encoding DUF2846 domain-containing protein, giving the protein MRSMVSGILAAGLVWMFLSLLGAAAPADPPARSTPAASGETEDKEAQKALEAKACGTAEVDFRTTTDKKQHPTPEPPPGKAMVYVVRPTMMGHGIQTKLAVDGSWVGANRGKCYFFFPLDPGEHYLCSQAENRSCLVISVEAGKTYYLQQQIKMGFMKARNKLVLLEDAAGKKALADCHLCISEIKK
- a CDS encoding SagB/ThcOx family dehydrogenase yields the protein MAGDKDFAFRYLEKCLQSGGDLDVDTLKTDADLTGLRADPRWETLLKTVADKEAQLVGTLPVKHEGTPVPLPEPKRDGAFSVEKALAQRRSVREYLDAPLSLEEVSQLLWSAYGVTEKIENAPPFLRGGLKTAPSAGALYPLEIYLVAGKVTGLPAGVYLYKPEGHALLKVREGDVRDPLCQACLGQTMARKAPVSLVYSAVYERTTKKYGERGRERYVCMDLGHSAENVYLQATALKMGTCAIGAFTDLKLRLVTHMTREEAPLYVMPVGKTAE
- a CDS encoding hydrolase, with translation MKTELLNPQNSAVIFIDHQPQMTFGVASIDRQTLFNNVILLAKTARIFNVPTILTTVETRSFSGPMWPQLLDLFPDQEPIERSSMNSWEDGKFVAAVQTTGRKKLVMAALWTEVCLAFPALEALQAGYEVYAVEDASGGTSLTAHNAAMRRLEQAGVVPVTSLQVLLEYQRDWARKETYADVIAAVKEHCGAYGQGVEYAYTMVHGAPPSRGGNRH
- a CDS encoding DUF72 domain-containing protein; this translates as MNRGADRVGRLRTGTCSWKYAAWEGIVYQPGDRANYLAAYARCYDTVEVDQWFWSLHGPDALSLPNPRDVETYAGSVPDDFRFTVKVPNAVTLTHHYPREKKGPLLENPHFLSPSLFGEFLERLAPLRGRLGPLMLQFEYLNQRKMPSRDAFFERLEAFLGGCPEGIHCAVELRNASWLVPPFFDLLRRTGAAPVFLEGYWMPPVWEVLEAHGDRVGPVAVVRLHGPDRQGIEERTGKQWDAVREPKDAHLPRVADAVRGLLARGTDVYLNVNNHYEGCAPLTLERLQPLLNSPDHP
- a CDS encoding ACT domain-containing protein, which codes for MAISLTLALQPDSLALCRLPPSTPIPDWVPASGFLSLTRTKDELSVVCLAAQVPAAVQQDSGWRAFKVEGPLDLAMTGVLTALSQPMVDAGISLFVISTFDTDYVLVRTQDIDRASKAWEQAGHRVNILLSPPKRKR
- a CDS encoding LysR family transcriptional regulator; this encodes MELRHLRYFVAAAEERNISRASRRLYVSQPAMSRLIHDLEDEMGAALFTREPFGLRLTPAGEKLLEYARRILDLAGEAARAVKSETGAATQLKVGFIASSLGSFLGDALRAFRARRPEVTVLIHELSPAEQVKALRKHQIDIALIGNPCDAVEVEFDLAILYEMDLQAVIPESHRLAAEKEISLKDLATETFIGYNEESFPGRSLALLNACRQAGFRPELSARANSLVEVLAMVGSGAGVCLMPSDVVSLPHPHTVLVQVRENLEPIRFAAAWRRDDRRPVLKDLLDAMREGSAGKGRPGMK
- a CDS encoding amidohydrolase, whose amino-acid sequence is MNKPDVILHNGRITTLDPASPEVSALSVRAGRIVAVGGGELLREAGESTLRVDLHRRRVIPGLNDSHIHVIRGGLNFNLELRWDGVPSLAQALRMLREQALRTPPPQWVRVVGGWSEFQFAEKRLPTLEEINAAAPDTPVFVLHLYDRALLNQAALRALGYNRETPDPPGGHIERDRYGRPTGLLVARPNALILYASLAKGPRLGFDDQVNSTRLFMRELNRLGITSCIDAGGGFQNYPDDYRVIEHLSGKNELTLRVAYNLFTQRPREEFDDFSRWMGLTRPGHGDDFYKMNGAGEMLVFSAADFEDFLEPRPDLPPVMEAELRKVVGLLVGGRWPFRLHATYDESITRFLDVFEEIDREIPFRGLRWFFDHAETISERSLERVRNLGGGIAVQDRMAFQGEYFVDRYGEARAKSTPPLRRMLDMGIPVGAGTDATRVSSYNPWVSLFWLVSGRTVGGLGLYDERNRLDRTEALRCYTEGSAWFSGDEGAKGRIAVGRLADVAVLSADYFAVPEEEIKGIESVLTMVDGNVVHGSGEFANLAPPLPPASPDWSPVAAYGAPSFGSPPASGGCRAIPLALGSGDPLHRHTRSIGGMTGWGLGCTCAAF
- a CDS encoding PD40 domain-containing protein gives rise to the protein MKRCVPLLLAVLATLTPLPAGQAPPAARTGPWLGETPPGETPVLFAPGVVSTGLYERDVAVTPDGREFYFGILGNDFAVIAVCRQVDGRWTGPELAPFSRDPKCLNLEPCVAPDGKRLLFLSTRARAGQEQKPGWADQDIWAMDRTAGGWGEPYNLGAPVNSDRPEFFPSLTRDGTLYFTREEADKRSAIYRSRRVNGTYAEPERLPGAVNGGPNLFNACIAPDESYLVVCIGDRPDNLGRADYYVCFRTPDDRWSAPVNLGPAVNGKGDAATSPAVTPDGRFFFFGSSRRVPAPAGEARTYRALQEERVRPGNGNCDVYWVSTALIEKLRPKP